Proteins from a genomic interval of Quercus lobata isolate SW786 chromosome 11, ValleyOak3.0 Primary Assembly, whole genome shotgun sequence:
- the LOC115969174 gene encoding alpha-aminoadipic semialdehyde synthase isoform X2, which produces MFSCRHSSYRVCKRDTTNLPAHLRRACIAHGGALTSLYEYIPRMRNSDSEEISEDTANRHSYKKKYSILVSLSGHLFDQFLINEALDIIEAAGGSFHSVKCQVGQSVNVKSYSELEVGADDRVVLDQIIDSLTSIANPNETSGNQEKNKMSLKVGKVQESDIKKGHNTERKTAVLILGAGRVCQPAAELLASSGRFSSHQGYKACLEDDSEEQNDVQVIVGSLYLKDAEEIIEGIPNATAIQLDVMDHENLFKYVSQVEVVISLLPASCHIIVANACIELKKHLVTASYVDESMSMLNEKAKSAGVTILGEMGLDPGIDHMMAMKIINEAHVRKGIIRSFTSYCGGLPSPAAANNPLAYKFSWSPAGAIRSGRNPATYRSNGETLHIDGDSLYDSVVRFRIPDLPAFAFECLPNRNSLVYGELYGIGHEASTIFRGTLRYEGFGEIMATLARIGFFDTEAHPILKDGMKPTFRTFLLELLKSEDVDGPLIAEKDITERIVTLGHCKGQGTAVKAAKTIIFLGFHEDGEIPASCQSAFDVTCLRMEERLAYSSTEQDMVLLHHEVEVDFPDGLSENHSATLLEFGRTKNGKMTTAMALTVGIPAGIGALLLLENKIKTRGVLRPIEPEIYEPALDCLEAYGFKLMEKIQ; this is translated from the exons ATGTTCAGCTGTCGACATTCTTCCTACAGAGTTTGCAAAAGAG ATACTACAAATTTACCTGCACACTTAAGGAGAGCATGCATAGCTCATGGAGGAGCCCTTACGTCATTGTATGAATATATTCCGCGTATGCGAAACTCTGATTCAGA GGAAATATCAGAAGATACAGCAAATCGCCACTCTTACAAGAAGAAGTACAGCATATTG GTATCTCTGAGTGGTCACTTATTTGATCAATTTCTGATAAATGAGGCCTTAGATATTATTGAAGCTGCAGGTGGCTCCTTCCACTCAGTTAAATGTCAAGTGGGTCAGAGTGTTAATGTCAAGTCATACTCAGAACTTGAA GTTGGTGCTGATGATAGGGTAGTGCTGGATCAAATTATTGACTCTTTAACTTCTATAGCTAATCCAAATGAAACATCTGggaatcaagaaaaaaataagatgtCACTGAAGGTTGGTAAAGTCCAAGAGAGTGACATTAAGAAGGGACATAACACAGAAAGGAAGACTGCAGTTCTTATTCTTGGGGCAGGGCGTGTCTGCCAACCAGCTGCAGAGCTATTAGCATCATCTGGAAGGTTTTCATCTCACCAAGGGTATAAAGCATGCCTGGAAGATGATTCTGAAGAGCAGAATGATGTTCAAGTTATTGTTGGATCTCTCTACCTAAAGGATGCGGAAGAG ATCATTGAAGGAATTCCTAATGCAACAGCCATTCAGCTTGATGTGATGGATCATGAAAATCTTTTTAAATATGTTTCACAG GTTGAAGTGGTCATAAGTTTACTCCCTGCTAGTTGTCACATTATTGTGGCAAATGCATGCATCGAG CTTAAAAAGCATCTTGTTACTGCTAGCTACGTCGATGAGTCCATGTCCATGttaaatgaaaaggcaaagagTGCTGGTGTTACCATTCTGGGTGAGATGGGTCTGGACCCTGGAATAG ATCATATGATGGCAATGAAGATCATTAACGAAGCTCATGTTCGAAAGGGGATAATAAGGTCTTTCACTTCTTACTGTGGGGGGCTCCCATCCCCGGCTGCTGCAAACAACCCATTAGCATATAAATTCAG TTGGAGTCCTGCAGGAGCTATTCGATCTGGGCGAAATCCTGCCACCTATAGATCTAATGGCGAAACTTTGCATATTGATG GGGACAGTCTTTACGATTCAGTTGTGAGATTTCGGATACCTGATCTTCCAGCTTTTGCATTTGAGTGTCTTCCTAATCGTAATTCCTTAGTATATGGGGAATTGTATGGAATCGGACATGAAGCATCAACCATCTTCCGTGGAACCCTTCGCTATGAAG GATTTGGTGAGATAATGGCAACACTTGCAAGAATTGGTTTTTTTGATACTGAAGCTCATCCAATTCTTAAGGATGGAATGAAACCGACATTCAGAACATTTTTGTTAGAACTTCTCAAAAGTGAAGATGTGGATGGACCTCTAATAGCGGAGAAGGACATCACTGAAAGGATTGTCACACTTGGACATTGCAAAGGGCAAGGAACTGCAGTAAAGGCAGCCAAAACTATCAT ATTTTTGGGATTTCACGAGGATGGAGAAATTCCTGCTTCCTGCCAGAGTGCATTTGATGTTACTTGTCTCCGCATGGAAGAACGTTTAGCCTACTCCAGCACAGAACAG GATATGGTGCTTTTGCATCACGAAGTGGAGGTAGATTTCCCAGATGGCCTAAGTGAGAATCATAGTGCCACTTTATTGGAATTTGGGAGGACAAAGAATGGGAAAATGACCACTGCCATGGCTCTCACTGTGGGTATTCCAGCAGGCATTGGAGCTCTG CTCTTACTAGAAAACAAGATCAAGACAAGAGGTGTCTTAAGGCCTATTGAACCTGAAATATATGAGCCAG CACTGGATTGCTTAGAGGCCTATGGGTTCAAGTTGATGGAGAAGATACAGTGA